A stretch of DNA from Granulicella pectinivorans:
ATCTTTTCGTGCTTGCGCCGGAGACTACGGCCGCCGAAAAAATCCGGTGAAACCGCATTTCCATGCCCTGTTAATACGGTGGGGGCGTCGAACGGACCCCCACCCTGCTATCCTAAGAGGGACGCGCATTTTCCCCTCAAGCGCCCATCTAAAGGACATCCAACCGCAGTGAGCAATAGCCCTATCTTCAACATCGCCATCATCGCCCACGTCGATCACGGTAAGACCACGCTTGTCGACGCCATGCTCCGCCAGTCCGGCACGTTCCGCACCAACGAATCCGTCGCCGACCGCGTCATGGATTCCAACGATCTCGAAAAAGAGCGTGGTATTACCATTCTCGCGAAGAACACCGCGATCCACTACAAGAATTCGAAGATCAACATCGTCGACACCCCAGGCCACGCCGACTTCGGCGGAGAAGTAGAGCGCGCCTTGAAGATGGTCGACGGCGTCGTCCTCCTCGTCGATGCGTCGGAAGGCCCCCTGCCGCAGACGCGTTACGTGCTCTCGAAGGCCCTTGAAGCAGGCCTCACGCCGATTCTCGTCATCAATAAGATCGATCGTCCGGACGCGCGTCCCCAGGAAGTCATCAACGAGGTTTATGACCTCTTCATCGACCTCGACGCCAGCGAAGACGTTCTCGAGTTCCCCATCATCTACACCAACGGCAAGGCCGGTACGGCCACGATGGACCTCGCGCAGCCGGGCACGGATCTCCAGCCCCTCTTCGAGCTCATCATCGCGACGATCCCCGTCTCAACGGGCGATCCTGAAGGTCCGCTTCAGATCCTGGTGACCAACCTCGACTACTCCGACTACCTCGGACGCCTCGCTATCGGTCGCGTCTTCAACGGCACGCTCAAGACCGGCCAGGAAGTTGCCGTCTCGAAGATCAACGGCTCGCTCGAAACCGTCAAGATCACCAAGCTCTTCTCCTTCGACGGCTTGAAGCGGACTGACATCACGGAGACGGTCACCGGCGATATCGTGGCCATCGCCGGCGTCCCGGGAATCACCATCGGCGAGAGCTTCACGTCGGTCGAGAACCCCAAGCCGCTGCCGCTCATCAAGATCGACGAGCCCACCATCGCCATCAACTTCTCGGTGAACAACTCGCCCTTCGCCGGCCGCGAAGGCAAGTACGTCACCAGCCGCAATATCAAGGAGAGGTTGGACCGCGAGCTGCTGACCAACGTTTCGATCCGCGTTGAAGATACCGGATCACCGGAGACCTTCAAGGTCCTGGGCCGTGGTGAACTCCAGCTTTCCGTGCTCATCGAAATGATGCGCCGCGAAGGCTTCGAGCTCATGGTCTCGCGTCCGCAGATCGTCACCAAGCGCATCGACGGCGAGTTGATGGAGCCCTCCGAGATCCTCACGATCGATATTCCCGAGAGCTTTGTGGGTACGGTCATCGAGCGCCTTGGACCGAGAAAAGGCGAGATGGTCAAGATGGGGAACCACGGTTCAGGCCGTGTCCGCATGGAGTTCAAGGTTCCGTCGCGCGGACTGATCGGTCTGCGCAACGAAATGCTCACCGAGACCCGCGGAACCATCGTGATGAACTCGATCTCCGGCGACTATATCCCCTACCAGGGCGAGATTCCGCAGCGCCAGTCCGGCGCTTTGATCTCCGACCGTCAGGGGACGACGACGATGTACGCACTGGACATGATCCAGGAGCGCGGCGTCCTCTTCCTTCCCGATGGAGCCGAGGTCTACGAGGGCATGCTCGTCGGCGAACACTCCCGCGACAACGATCTCGACGTCAATGCGGTTCGCGAGAAGAAGCTCACGAACATGCGTGCTTCGGGTTCCGATGACGCTGTTCGCCTGGTTCCGTACAAGGTGCTGACGCTCGAGCAGTCGATCGAGTTCATCGCCGAGGACGAGCTGGTCGAGGTGACGCCGAAGTCGATCCGTATGCGCAAGAAGATCCTTCAGGCCAACCGCCGCCCCAAAAAGGGCCAGGGCGGACCGCAGGAATAGAGATAGACCCAACGAAGACAAAGCCCCATCCATCTGGATGGGGCTTTGTCGTGTGGAAGGCACGTGCGACGCTCTTGCGTGGGCGACCTCTTGAAGCGGATGCTCCGGAACCAATCCTGATGAGGTGACGTACAGAGGGTATCGGAGGGATCGTGCGTTTCGAGAAAAAACGAGGCTCAAGTGCGCCTGTCGTTCTGCCCATCGTCTGTGTCGTCGTACTCATTCATCTGCTGACGGCCGGTCGCTATGGGATCTTTCGCGACGAGCTGTATTACATCGCCTGCGCACGGCACCTCGGAGCAGGGTATGTCGATCATCCTCCGTTGATTGCGTGGATCACCTGGCTCGTTCTGCATACCCTTGGTTCATCCCTGCTGGCCCTGAGACTTTTACCGGCGCTGGCAAGCGGCCTTCTCGTATGGATGACGGCACGGATCGCGCAGGATTGGGGTGGCGGGCGCTATGCCCAGTTCCTCGCGGCCCTGTCCATTGCTCCGGTTCCGATCTACCTCATCCTCCAACACTGGCTGACGATGAACGCCTTTGAGCCCTTGTGCTGGACCGGTATCTTCTGGGCCGCGTCACGCCTCATGCTTCGCCAGCAGCCGCGCTACCTGATCTGGATCGGAGTGCTGGCGGGCATCGGCCTCGAAAACAAATATTCCATCGTCTTTCCTCTGCTTGGTCTGCTCTGCGGGATCCTGCTCAACCCAGAGAGGAAGTGGCTTCGATCGCCGTATCTTGCGATCGCGGTTGCGTTCGCCATGATGCTGTTCCTTCCGAACCTGCTATGGCTCGTCCATCACGGATTCCCGTTCCTGGAGTTCGAGAGCCATTCCAGGCTGAGCGACGCTCGCATCCTTCGCGGACCTGTGTCCTTCCTGCTGGATCAGGCACGCATCATGAATCCTGTTTTGGCTCCGCTCTGGATACTTGGCCTCGGTTGGTTCTTCACGAAGGAGGGTAAGGCCATCCGTCCCATCGGCACGGCGGCGCTGTTCGTCATGCTGCTGCTCCTTGGTCTCCAGGCGAAGAACTATTACGTTTCGCCGGTCTACCCGATCCTCTTCGCAAGCGGAGCGGTCCTTCTGGAGCGATTGTCTGCACGCCGCCTTTGGCTTCGAGCAGTCTACCCAATTTGCCTCGTCGTGTCTGGATGCGTGCTCGCGCCTCTGGTGATGCCAATCTTGTCTCCGCCGCGATTTCTTGCTTACCACCACCTCTGGCACGATTTCACGCCGGTGGTCTTTGAAAACGAGCCCGAGCGGCCCCTGCCGCAGTATTTCTCCGACGAGTTTGGCTGGGAAGCGATGACTCAGATAACGGCGCAGATCTTTCACCAGCTTCCGCCCCGAGAGCAGGCGCATACCGCCATCTTCGCCAACAACTATGGTCAGGCGGCAGCGATCGACTTCTTTGGTCCTCGTTACGGCCTGCCCGCCTCGATCAGTAACGCACAAACGTACTGGCTCTGGGGGCCTCGTCAGTACGACGGACAGAGTGTGATCGTTCTTGGCAGCGATGGCCGTGGAGACCGCGAGCACTTTCGCTCGGTCGAGGCTGCCGGAGTGGTGAACTCTGTGTATTCCCGCGATAATGAGCGCTACACCATCTTCGTGTGCAGAGGAATCTACCCTCCGCTTGGAGTGCTGTGGACACGCATCAAGGCTTGGTAGACATACGCGTCGGTTGAGTCCTGAGAGGGCCGCTTCTCGCAAGTTCATCCGGCGAATGCCGAGAAACCAGCTTGTCGGAAGGAGTCGGATGTAGCTGAGCGCATTGGCGATGTTGCGACCAAAAGACCCTCTACGAAGTCCACCTTATGATGGATGTTCGGCGAATCCTTCCACGGTAAACTCCTGCCATGGCGATTCCCACCGAACCGATCGGCAGCATTCCGCGTCCTGTTTCGCTCCTTCATGCCATAGCCGGCTTTCAAACGGGTCAGATCAGTGAGGCCGCGCTTCAGGGCGCATACGCCGAAGCGTTGCGCGATACGATTGAGCTGTTCGAGCAGAGCGGATCCCCGGTCATCTCCGATGGCGAACAGACCAAACCCAGCTTCGCGACCTATCCTCTCGCGGGACTCGACAATCTCGCTCCTGACGGGCTGACGATCCCCTTCGCGGACGGACATGTTCGTCAGTTGCCACGTCTTACGGCGGCGCCCTTTCGATACGGTGTACACGCAGCCAGCTATCTACAGGCTGCCCGCGCATACACCAAGTCTGCGATGAAACAAGCGGTCATCTCCGCATCTGCCATGAGCTTGCTGTACCCTGCCGATGGAATACCGGGATATCCTCGCGAAGCTTTTCTGACGGACCTCATCCAGGAAGCTGTAGCGGACATACGGGGAGCCCTCGACGCTGGAGCGGTCTGCGTGCAGATCGACTTCACGGAGGCGAGGTTGTCACTCAAGCTCGATCCCTCAGGGAACCTGCTTCGAAGCTTCATTGCGCTCAACAACAGGGTTCTGGAAAACTTCAGCTCCGAAGAACGGTCGCGCATTGGGGTTCATGTCTGTCCGGGAGGCGATCATGATTCCACGCACAGTGCGGACGTCGACTATGCGGAACTTCTGCCGGACCTCTTTCAGATGAATGTTGGCCGCTTCTACCTGCAAATGGCGAGCGAAAGGGACAGGAAGCGCGTTCTGTCGGCGGTCAGCCGGGTCATCGGTTCGAACCATCTCGTGTTTATCGGGGTGATCGACCCTATCCAACAGGAGATTGAAACACCGGCCCAGGTTCGTGACCGCGTGCTGGAGGCGGCTTCCTTCATTCCGATCGCGCAACTCGGGACCACCGACGACTGCGGATTTGCTCCTTTTTCCG
This window harbors:
- a CDS encoding cobalamin-independent methionine synthase II family protein, with product MAIPTEPIGSIPRPVSLLHAIAGFQTGQISEAALQGAYAEALRDTIELFEQSGSPVISDGEQTKPSFATYPLAGLDNLAPDGLTIPFADGHVRQLPRLTAAPFRYGVHAASYLQAARAYTKSAMKQAVISASAMSLLYPADGIPGYPREAFLTDLIQEAVADIRGALDAGAVCVQIDFTEARLSLKLDPSGNLLRSFIALNNRVLENFSSEERSRIGVHVCPGGDHDSTHSADVDYAELLPDLFQMNVGRFYLQMASERDRKRVLSAVSRVIGSNHLVFIGVIDPIQQEIETPAQVRDRVLEAASFIPIAQLGTTDDCGFAPFSDDISTARDIAFSKIQARVQGTAWAARDLGV
- the typA gene encoding translational GTPase TypA, whose translation is MSNSPIFNIAIIAHVDHGKTTLVDAMLRQSGTFRTNESVADRVMDSNDLEKERGITILAKNTAIHYKNSKINIVDTPGHADFGGEVERALKMVDGVVLLVDASEGPLPQTRYVLSKALEAGLTPILVINKIDRPDARPQEVINEVYDLFIDLDASEDVLEFPIIYTNGKAGTATMDLAQPGTDLQPLFELIIATIPVSTGDPEGPLQILVTNLDYSDYLGRLAIGRVFNGTLKTGQEVAVSKINGSLETVKITKLFSFDGLKRTDITETVTGDIVAIAGVPGITIGESFTSVENPKPLPLIKIDEPTIAINFSVNNSPFAGREGKYVTSRNIKERLDRELLTNVSIRVEDTGSPETFKVLGRGELQLSVLIEMMRREGFELMVSRPQIVTKRIDGELMEPSEILTIDIPESFVGTVIERLGPRKGEMVKMGNHGSGRVRMEFKVPSRGLIGLRNEMLTETRGTIVMNSISGDYIPYQGEIPQRQSGALISDRQGTTTMYALDMIQERGVLFLPDGAEVYEGMLVGEHSRDNDLDVNAVREKKLTNMRASGSDDAVRLVPYKVLTLEQSIEFIAEDELVEVTPKSIRMRKKILQANRRPKKGQGGPQE
- a CDS encoding glycosyltransferase family 39 protein, which translates into the protein MRFEKKRGSSAPVVLPIVCVVVLIHLLTAGRYGIFRDELYYIACARHLGAGYVDHPPLIAWITWLVLHTLGSSLLALRLLPALASGLLVWMTARIAQDWGGGRYAQFLAALSIAPVPIYLILQHWLTMNAFEPLCWTGIFWAASRLMLRQQPRYLIWIGVLAGIGLENKYSIVFPLLGLLCGILLNPERKWLRSPYLAIAVAFAMMLFLPNLLWLVHHGFPFLEFESHSRLSDARILRGPVSFLLDQARIMNPVLAPLWILGLGWFFTKEGKAIRPIGTAALFVMLLLLGLQAKNYYVSPVYPILFASGAVLLERLSARRLWLRAVYPICLVVSGCVLAPLVMPILSPPRFLAYHHLWHDFTPVVFENEPERPLPQYFSDEFGWEAMTQITAQIFHQLPPREQAHTAIFANNYGQAAAIDFFGPRYGLPASISNAQTYWLWGPRQYDGQSVIVLGSDGRGDREHFRSVEAAGVVNSVYSRDNERYTIFVCRGIYPPLGVLWTRIKAW